In the Engraulis encrasicolus isolate BLACKSEA-1 chromosome 9, IST_EnEncr_1.0, whole genome shotgun sequence genome, one interval contains:
- the ptchd3a gene encoding patched domain-containing protein 3 — protein MPTCKTDCVEKPLSKVFGKFGWVIGKYPWPFFIFPLIISAGLGAGFYFLEDRESNGIEDQFTPKNGPAKTERQFVKEYFPQTDEFSSLRLYTDGTYASIIAVRSTNILTEEALQEILDLDRQVRELKTDGQRPFTFSDLCAKMNGSCVSNRILDIMKSSIRDGSPISYPLYKNGTSGPTEFIGSAIGDVSQDSAKNIEKARAIRLFYYLEDSRKTETDVWLKKFIDTFPEDKTPRTISISYFTSISREEEFDTNSKTVIPLFSVTYFLAITVSIVSCLRLDCVRNKVWVATFGVLSAGLAVLSSFGLLLFCGMPFVMTVATAPFLILGVGVDDMFIMISAWQKTKVKDNVEDRMEETYKEAAVSITITTLTNVLAFYIGLMTDFGSVQSFCMYTGTALLFCYFYSITFFGAFMAFNGRREKSNRHFFTCRIVDLPDANNTANACSVGGAYDPTTGTEEDLPMNNFFKNHYGPFITKPWTKVFVVLIYAGYLAGSIYGCFQMQEGIELKNLAPDDSYVASYYDNENAYFTEYGPFVMLVIRNQSFQYWEQSARDSLSVCLKEFESSEMVAKNMIISWLESYELYGNLSGLNLNSENVFMKNVSEFLTKAGFSQDVNITDGKILASRLFIPTVNISSATDEKDMLNFFRETAVGLTCKDLDALVYHPAFIYYDQYAVIVSNTIQNIAVATVVMLVISLLLIPSPLSSLWVTFAIASVIVGVAGFMALWGVNLDSISMINLVICIGFSVDFSAHISYAFVSSNERTANKKAVDAVYNLGYPIVQGAISTIAGVVVLSAAKSYIFRTFFKIMFLVITFGAFHGIVFIPVFLTFFGCCSDSKNAVDDKVQSPQIQSSLKSLQNALPMYANMMHSPKSPKSIQGHPNVSFDPDCP, from the exons ATGCCCACGTGCAAAACAGACTGCGTTGAAAAACCTTTATCAAAAGTCTTTGGAAAATTCGGATGGGTTATTGGCAAATATCCATGGCCCTTCTTTATTTTCCCGCTAATTATATCTGCAGGTCTGGGTGCAGGATTTTACTTTCTAGAAGACAGGGAGTCGAACGGTATCGAAGATCAGTTCACACCAAAAAATGGTCCGgccaagacagagagacaatttGTCAAAGAATATTTCCCGCAAACGGATGAGTTTTCAAGTCTGAGGCTGTACACCGATGGCACCTATGCATCGATTATTGCGGTGAGGTCAACAAACATTCTCACTGAAGAAGCGCTCCAGGAGATACTCGATTTAGATCGTCAAGTTAGAGAGCTCAAAACAGATGGACAGCGCCCCTTCACTTTCTCTGATTTGTGCGCAAAGATGAATGGAAGTTGCGTCTCCAATCGCATATTAGACATCATGAAGTCCTCGATTCGTGATGGCAGCCCAATAAGTTACCCGCTTTACAAAAACGGAACTAGTGGTCCTACAGAATTCATAGGATCAGCTATCGGTGATGTGAGTCAGGATTCCGCCAAAAACATAGAGAAAGCCCGTGCCATCAGACTTTTCTATTACTTAGAAGACAGCAGGAAGACTGAAACTGACGTTTGGCTAAAGAAGTTCATTGACACCTTCCCAGAGGACAAAACTCCTAGAAcg ATCTCTATTTCGTACTTCACTTCAATTTCAAGAGAGGAGGAGTTTGACACCAATTCCAAGACGGTCATCCCACTCTTTTCTGTCACATACTTCTTGGCCATCACTGTCTCAATAGTTTCCTGTTTGAG GCTGGACTGTGTGCGTAACAAGGTGTGGGTGGCCACCTTTGGGGTGCTGTCTGCTGGCCTGGCCGTGCTCTCCAGCTTTGGACTTCTGCTCTTCTGTGGCATGCCATTTGTGATGACTGTGGCAACAGCTCCCTTTCTTATTCTTG GTGTTGGTGTGGACGACATGTTCATCATGATCTCAGCCTGGCAGAAGACAAAAGTGAAGGACAACGTTGAAGATCGGATGGAAGAGACGTACAAGGAGGCTGCcgtctccatcaccatcaccaccctgaCTAATGTCCTGGCCTTCTATATCGGCCTCATGACAGACTTCGGGTCTGTGCAGTCCTTCTGTATGTACACGGGCACTGCCCTCCTCTTCTGCTACTTCTACAGCATCACATTCTTTGGGGCCTTCATGGCCTTCAATGGTCGACGAGAGAAAAGCAACAGACACTTTTTCACATGCCGGATTGTTGACCTTCCAGATGCTAACAATACAGCCAACGCTTGCTCAGTAGGAGGGGCATACGATCCTACGACGGGTACGGAGGAGGACCTGCCAATGAataactttttcaaaaatcattatGGGCCATTTATAACAAAACCCTGGACAAAGGTGTTTGTTGTCCTCATCTACGCAGGGTATTTGGCTGGTAGCATATATGGCTGTTTTCAAATGCAGGAGGGCATTGAGCTGAAAAATCTAGCGCCTGATGATTCATATGTTGCTAGTTACTATGACAATGAAAATGCCTATTTCACAGAGTACGGGCCCTTTGTCATGTTGGTTATTAGAAATCAAAGCTTTCAGTACTGGGAGCAAAGTGCCCGTGACAGCCTTAGTGTGTGCCTGAAAGAATTTGAATCATCTGAGATGGTTGCCAAAAACATGATCATATCTTGGCTTGAGTCTTATGAGTTATATGGAAATTTAAGTGGCCTCAATCTAAacagtgaaaatgtgtttatgaAGAACGTATCCGAATTTCTTACTAAAGCAGGTTTCAGTCAGGATGTAAACATTACTGACGGCAAAATACTGGCTTCTAGATTGTTCATTCCCACTGTGAACATCAGTTCAGCAACTGATGAAAAAGACATGTTGAACTTCTTCAGGGAGACAGCTGTAGGCCTAACCTGTAAAGACCTTGACGCGTTAGTCTACCACCCTGCTTTCATTTATTATGACCAATATGCAGTCATAGTCAGCAACACGATACAAAATATTGCAGTTGCAACCGTAGTTATGCTTGTTATATCTCTTCTGTTGATCCCAAgtcctctgtcctctctgtgGGTGACATTTGCCATTGCTTCAGTTATAGTAGGTGTGGCTGGTTTCATGGCTCTGTGGGGTGTCAATCTAGACTCCATCTCAATGATCAACCTGGTCATCTGCATTGGCTTTTCTGTGGATTTCTCGGCACACATCTCCTATGCCTTTGTGTCAAGCAACGAAAGAACGGCCAACAAAAAAGCTGTTGATGCCGTCTACAATCTCGGCTATCCAATTGTGCAAGGAGCCATCTCTACCATTGCTGGTGTTGTTGTCCTTTCGGCAGCCAAGAGTTACATCTTCAGGACGTTCTTCAAGATCATGTTCCTGGTCATCACGTTTGGTGCGTTCCACGGCATTGTGTTCATCCCTGTGTTCCTAACATTCTTTGGCTGCTGCAGTGACTCAAAGAATGCCGTTGATGACAAAGTCCAAAGCCCCCAAATACAAAGTAGCCTTAAATCTCTGCAAAATGCCTTGCCAATGTATGCAAATATGATGCATAGTCCAAAAAGTCCTAAAAGCATCCAGGGTCATCCAAACGTTAGCTTTGATCCTGATTGCCCCTAA